A DNA window from Vigna angularis cultivar LongXiaoDou No.4 chromosome 1, ASM1680809v1, whole genome shotgun sequence contains the following coding sequences:
- the LOC108341980 gene encoding uncharacterized protein LOC108341980, producing the protein MNCLVLPLSLIRRRSMGYRHLSKEKESGNPITVVVGKEKRVFLVEPFILEENPFRVLMDTSKRKMVKDPKNKDNHRLRHQRNRVVLVDVDAILFEHMLWLMHNDCSSFFNLNLNDIIDFYAQDV; encoded by the coding sequence ATGAATTGCTTGGTGTTGCCGTTATCGTTGATCCGAAGACGCTCCATGGGGTATCGGCACCTGAGCAAGGAGAAAGAATCCGGCAACCCTATAACCGTGGTGGTCGGAAAAGAGAAGAGGGTGTTCCTTGTGGAGCCTTTCATATTAGAGGAGAACCCTTTTCGGGTGTTGATGGACACGTCGAAGAGGAAGATGGTAAAAGATCCAAAGAACAAGGATAATCATCGTCTCCGTCACCAACGTAATAGAGTTGTCTTGGTCGATGTTGATGCCATTTTGTTCGAGCACATGCTCTGGCTCATGCATAACGATTGCTCTTCTTTCTTCAACCTTAATTTGAACGACATTATTGACTTCTATGCTCAGGATGTCTAA